The genomic window CGCTGAACCACCGGGTCGATCAAGGCGAGGCTGCAACGGCGGGGGCCGTCGCCCTCATTGGCCGGGTCCCGGAGCCTCGAGTTGGGGTAGAGGAAGGCGGTCAGAGCGAAGGTCATCTCGTCGGGATAGAAGCGCTCCCCCGCCTTGCGATCCTCCTTCTTCGGGTCGGTCGCACGGACCGCGATGAGGGGCACTCCCAGGCCGTACTGATTGCGGCTCTTGGCCAGGCCGGAGACCTCGTAGTCCGAGCAGAGGATCAGCTTGTGGATGTCGGCGGCCGTCCACGGGGACTGGCTGAGGGCGACCTGGAGGACCTGCTCCCGCCCGTCGATCTTGAGCTTGATCGTCCCCTGAGGATTGATCGGATCCTTGGATTGAACGGTGCGGATGATCCGCTCCAGCCCCGCGTTGTAGAGCTTGCAGGCGAGCAGGAACCGCGGGTCGGTCGGGCCCCGGCCGGCGGCCAGCTCGGGGTCGAACAGGAAGTCGTGGGCATAGCCGACGGCGTCCAGGAAGCGGCCCATCGCCTCGCCCTTGCGCCACCGCTCCTGCTTCAGCCCTTCGACCCAGGAGAGCTCGGCGAGGGCGTAGACGAGCTCCGCCTCCGGCTGCTTCCTCGCCAGCTTCTCGAGGCTCTGCAGCGCGAGGTCGGGCCGGCGCCGATAGGTCCGCTCCAGGTCATAACGCTTCAGCGTCTCATGCGTCCGATCGCTCGGACGGTCGATCCCCGCGTTATCCCTCGATGAGGAGAAGAGGCCGCGCTCGCCGCGGGACGGCTGGATCGTGATATTGTCTGACCAACCCAGGAGCGCGGCGCAGAGGACGGTCAGGTGAGCGGCTGGCATGTATCACTCCCTCGACCCGGAGTCGGAATCCTTCGAGCCCCCACTCGCCGTTCCCTCGCTGGAGCACGGCCGAGCGTCCCGGGCGTTCGGGGCCGATGATGCCCCCGGAGGCAGGCCCAGTCAATGCCGGTCATGCCCCCCGCGGCCAACCCCTGCCTAGCGCCCGGCCGTACGCCGAACGTGCATTCGCCGGTGCCGGTCATGCGGATGGTATCGGCCGCGCCAGCCTCGGCGATGCAACGAATCACGGAAACGTCTCAGCCGGCGGAGGCGAACGTCCAGGCGAGGTAGTCATCCACAATGGTGGAGATGGGCCCGTCGGCCACGACCTGCCCTTGGCGGAGCCAGATCCCGCGGGTGCAGAGCTCTCGGAGCGTCGCCATGTCGTGGGAGACGAGGATCACGGCGTGGGAGCGGCCCATCAAGTCCAGGATCCGGCCGCGGGCCTTGTCCTTGAAGACCGCGTCGCCGACGCTCAGCGCCTCGTCGATGATCAGGATCTCCGGGTCGATCTGGGTGGCGATGGCGAAGGCCAGCCGCATGTACATCCCGCTCGAATAGTACTTCAGCGGGAGGTCGGCGAAGTCGCGGAGCCCCGTGAACTCCCAGATGTCGTCCACCTTCTCCAGCATGACCCGCCTCGGCACCCCGAGCATCGCGCCGTTCAGGAGGATGTTGTCGCCCCCGGAGAGCTCCGGGTTGAAGCCCGCCCCCATCTCGATCAGCGGGGCGACATTGCCGCGCACCGCGAGCGTGCCGGACGTCGGCGGGTAGATCCCGGCCAGGACGCGCAGCAGCGTGCTCTTGCCCGCCCCGTTGCCGCCGACGATGGCCACTCGCTCGCCACGGTCGATGCGCAGGCTGATGTCCCGGAGCGCCCAGAAATCCTCCACCGGCGCGACGTTCTCGCGGCGGAGGACCAGGTCCAGGACCGCCCGCTTCAGCGAATAGGCCTTGTCCGTGTAATTGACGAACCGGAGCGAGACGCCCGCGAGGTCGATGAGCGGCTCGCGAGGCTTCGCGGCGGTCGGCGAGGGCCGGTCCGCATCAGAGTCGGAAAACCATCTTGTCTTCTTGCGACTTGAATACGGCATAACCCATCCCCAGGCTTACCACCGCGATCGCGAAGGCGAGCAGCCACGTGCCGGTAGCCGGCCAGAGGCCCTCGTAGATGATGGCGTGGAAGAGCTCGATGAAGTAATAGGCCGGGTTGATGCGGAACATCCACATCGACGTCTGGCCGAAGACCTCCTCCGCCCGATAGACGATCGGCGTGGCGAAGTACCAGGCCTGGAGGAAGACGGCGACCAGGTGCCCGCAGTCGCGGAAGAAGGTGTTCGTGGTCGCGACCAGCAGGCCCAGGCCGGCGGCGAAGGCCATGAAAAGGACCAGCGCGGCGGGCAGCAGGACCATCGGCAGCGAAGGCCTCGCCCCCATGGGCCCGAGGAGGAGGAACATGGCTCCCAGGGAGAGGGCCATCGTGATCAGGTTGATGAGCAGCCGAGTGATCGGGAATACCAGCTTCGGCAGGTAGATCTTCCGGATCAGGCCCTCGTTCTGGATGATGCACGTGGCGCACTCGTTGATGCTGCCGCTCAGGAATCCCCAGGGGACCATGCCGGCGAAGACGAAGACGGGGAAGTGCGGAGTCTTCGGCGACATCGCCGAGAAGAAGATCGAGAGCGTCGTCATCATCAAGAGCGGGTTGAGCAGCGTCCAAAAGAAGCCCAGCAACGAGCGCTGATAGCGGACCCTCAACTCCTGCATCACCAGGTTCTGGATCACCGGCCAGTAGCGGATGAGCTGGGCCCGGTCGTCCCGCAGCCTCCTCCGCCAGACTCCGACCTCGCCGGCACGGCGCACGGGCGCAGGGGGAAATTCCTCGGTCTCCTGCGCCTTCGTGCTCGTGCAAACGTCCATGTTTCGGATTTTCCCAGCCGATCGCCCGGGGTCCCTCGGCTCGTGCGCGGCACGAACCCGGACGGCGCGGCATCTTACGGGGGACCCAGACTTTGGTGAAGGCCAACCGGATCGGCGCCGGCCCGGCGGACCCGGGGGCGAATACGACGGCGATGTGATGCTTTCGTCCTGGCCGGGCGTCCGCCGCCAGGAAATCCCCGATCCCTCGGCTGCGAACTCGACGGTATCGGGGAGACGCCTTCGTCCCTCGGCGCGTCACCCACCCGGATGAACCTCATTTTCCATCCAGGTTCACGAACGATGCCTTGCTCGTCGTCGCCCGGTCATGGTGGGGAAGCCCGCGGCCGCCGCGCCGGCCAGGAGCCATAGCGACGGCGGTTCGGGTACGGTCAGCAGCGACGGGCCGGCGATGCGACCCTGGACGGCCCCGAAGGCATCGCCCACGGTCAGGAAGTCCTCGTCGCCCGCGCCCAGAGGGCTGGCGAAGCTGAAGACGGCCGACTGGCCCGGAAGGAGGTCGGTGTCCGACCCCGGGCTGAGCCACGAGACGCCCGTGTCGCCGGTGTTGTAATCGATCTCCCAGCCGGCCGGGCCCGAGATCGAGGTCAATCCGGCGGCGGCGTCCACGTTGATGAGGAGCAGGACCGCGGCCTGATCGCTGGCCGGATCCACGCTCAGCATGTACTGGTAGAGCGTCAGGCCGCCGGCCTCCGGCGTGGTCGTCACGTCGAGCGTGGCGAGGAAGTCGGCCCGGGCGGAGCCGGGCCCCACGAGTCCCGCGAGTGCGACGAGCCCCCAGACGAAGCGGATTAGAAATGTCTTCATGCTAGCTCTCTAATCTGTTTGGGGTGCGAAGGCTCAGGGTTTCTTCGGGTGGTAGGAGATCGTCAGGAAGCCGTTGAAGAGAGAAGGCAGCACGGCGACCTCGTAGGTATTCCCCAGCCAGGTCAGGTCCAGGGTAGGCGGGGTCAGCGAGAGGTCTACGCTGGGGTCGAAGTAGAGGAGTCTCCCGGAGTTCTGCCCGGTGAGCTGGACTGCACCGGAGAGCTCGATCGAGCCCGTGACGTCGGACTGCATGCTCAGGCTGGGGAGCAGGCCCAGGTCCTTCGCCAGCTCGGTGGCGATGCTCCCCAGGATGGTGCCGATGGGTGTCGTCGCCCCCAGGAATCTCCTGGCCACGCCCAGGATTGCCCTGGCCTCGGCGACCGACGTGAAGTCGAGGTCGAGGAGTTTGCCGGAAAGATCGCCTTTCAGGTCGAAGGAGAGCCGACTGCCGGACAGGGAGCCGTCGGCGGCGACCTGGCCGGGCACGAATGTGCCGTCGGCGTTGATGGACAGGTTCAAGTCCATCGTCTCGGTGAGGTCGATGCCGACGCCCGAGAGCGCGGTGAAATTCGCCGTCTTGAACTGATCGTTCTTGAACAGGTCGATCTTCTGCTGTCGCGTCTCGCTGTAGGACACGTCCCCGCTCTGCAGGGCGAGGGTCCTGGGATCGAGCGTGACCCCCAGGACGAATGGGCCGTCCTGTTGGTCCGAATCGAAGGATGCCGCATAGACGCTCTTGCCCATGAAGGTGAGGTCGACCTTGACATTGCCGTCGACGCTGGGATCCTCGGTCGGGTCCAGGCCGGTCTGCGCGGTGACCGCGATGGTGGCGTCCAGGCCGCTCTTCGCACCGCCTCCGAACCACAGGCCAGGCACCTGGTGAAGGCTGAAGTAATCGCTGGAGCTGGTGTGGGAATCCAGGAGCGAGGCGTTGAAGGTGTAGACCTCCGAGCCGGTATCGAATGTCGCCTTGCCATTCAGTGCGATGAACCACGGAGGCTGGGGCTCGACATCGAGCGTCTCCTGCTTGGTGGCGACCAGCTCGCCGTTGACCGTCAGGGAGACCTTCAGCGCGGTGCCGTTCGCATAGGTCGAGGGGTCGAAGTTGGCCGTGGTGTAGGTGCCCTTGCCGGTCTTCGTGACGGCCAGGGGCGATCCCCCGAGCGTCGCGGTGACGGACGCGGCGCCCGACTGGGCGAACTGCTGGAGCACGGTGATGGTCGCGTTTTCGTCCGGGATGGGTACTCCCCGGAAAAAGCGGCCGATGACGTTCGCACCCGCCTCCGGGGTGTTGTACTTCGCCGCGATGTCCAACGTCGGCGTGATCCCGAGATCAAGGCTGCCGAAGCTTCCCGCGCCGCCCGTCGCGTCGAACGACCAATTCAACTGGATCGGCGTGTTGAAGGGCAGTCCCTTCAAGTCGGCCGAATCCGTCGCGCCGACGCCCGCCACGGAAGGAGAGGCACTGAGCGACCCGCTGGTCGAACCGGCGCTGTAGGAGAGGGCGACGGTGCTGCTGTTATGCGGGGGATCCTCCGTGTTGGTTTCCACCTTCAGGGAGACGTCGGAGAGCGAGTCCGGAAGATCTCCCTCGTCGGGTATGAGTTCGAGCTTGATCGATCCGGTGATCGATCCGGAAGGGGTCGGATCGCTGCCGGCAGGCTGCGGCAGCCCGGGCGGAAGGATGCTCGTGCCTCCCGAAAAGTCGCCCACGAGGCTGTACACGACGCCATCCGAGCTCGAAGCATCCGGTTGATAACCGTCGAGCGTGGTCCACGTCTGGACATACGTCACCGGATCCTGGACCGTTGCTTGATTGAAGAGGTTGCTCGTCAGGGGGCCTTGCGGCAGGGAAGCCGTGACCTGCTGTGTCTTCCCCATGGAGGACGTGATGAGGAAACTGCTGCCCAGGACCTCGAGATGAGAAAGCAGGGCCCGCTGCTCGAGCGGCTCGAGATCCGGATGCTTCGTCCTGATCCGCCGCGGTTTCGTGGGCATCCCCGGTGAACGGCCCGCCCTCGCCCGGGAATTGGCCCATCGGATGCCTTTCATCATGATGCCCTCATCAATGAATTGCTCTGGCGGTTGCGTCCGGGTGATCGTCAAAACGGCATGGGCCGGCAAGCCGCCGGGCTGCCCCGGGTGCCGAGCCTCGAAGGCGTGCCGTAGCCGAGCGAGGTTGCCGAACCGACTCTACCCCGAGTCGGCCCGGGAACGTCCGGTCATCGGCGCCCCTCGTCCTGGGGTCGGGAGGAAGGGGATCTGCGGAGATGTGCGGTTCCGATCACCGGTTGTCTTCGCTGCTCACGAGCCGGTGGTGAACTCCAGATGACCGTCCTCCCTGGTGCGCTCGCGGCGGCCCATCACCAATACGGATCGCGCGTGCAGCCGATGCGACATCGGCCCGGAGAGCCGACCGGAGGAGGTCGTCTCTTTCGTGCTCGTGAGGCGGCTCCCGGAGTAGGACGAGCTACCCCGAGAGCCCCCTCAAGTGATTTGACGGAAAATCCGAGGGAGTAACCGCACACCGGCGTTTTTTCGTCGCCAAGGTAGAGAAGGCGTCCGACGCTCGGAATGGCGCGCCCGCGAAAACCGTGCTCAGATCAGACCACTGTGGAATTGTGTTCACCTGCGGCCGTTGCTGACTTAGATCGCTTCGTGACCTGAGGTCAATCGCTGTCATTCGCCCGGCCGACCGAACGGACCCCGACCCGGGCGGCGACCCGGATCTTCTGCCGCGTGCTCAGCTCGTCCAGGTAGTGCGTGCGTAGCGCGCTCAGCCACCGGATCTCCCGCCCTTCGTAGCTGACGCAGACGTGCGTGAGGATGGGCCCCGCCAGCCCGAAGGCCCTCTGGATGCCGGGCAGGACGTCGTTGTTGCTTGCGATCCGGTTGTAGCCCAGCCCGACGGCCCGGGCGAAGGCCTCGTAGTCGATCCGCGCGATCTCCGTGGCCGTGGTCCGCCGGTAGACCGGCTCCTGGAGCATCTGCATGTAGTGGTAGGCCCCGTCATCGAATACGAAGAACTTGACGGGGATCCCGGCCCTGGCGGCGGAGGATAGCTCCATCGCCGACATGAGGAAGCAGCCGTCGCCCGTGACGCAGGCGACGTTGCGATCGGGGCGGACGACCTTCGCCCCGATGGACGCCGGGATTGCCCAGCCCATGCTCTGGTTGTCGGCGGGGGTGAAGAATCGCCGCGAGCCCTCGACCTCGATCGATTCCGCGGCCCAGTGCGTCGAGGCCGTGACGTCCACGATGACCAGCTCGTCCGGCCCCAGCGTCGCCCTCAACTGGCTGAGGAAGTACATCGGGTCGACGCAGCGGTCCACCTGGACCGTCCTCGCCAGGCAGCGATCGACCTGCCGCTGTCGATGGATGCGCTCCCAGAGCTTGGGATCCGCGGGCCGTCGGATCGCCTGGCCGTCGGCCAGGAGCCGGTCCAGGAAGACGCGTGAGTCCGAGCAGAGGCAGACGTGCGCGGGGACGTTCCGCCCGAGGTTCTGCGGGTTGATGTCCACGTGGATCAGCGTGTCATGCTTGGGGATCGCGTAGTTCGCGGTCGAGACCTCGCTGTACCGCACGCCGACCGCCAGGACGAGGTCCACGTCCTTGAAGGCCGACTCCGCCGCACGCGTCCCCTGCTTGCCGTATCCCCAGCCGACGGCGAGCGGGTGGGAATCCGGGATGACCCCCTTGCCGCTGACCGAGGTGGCCACCGGCGCCTGGAGCATCTCGGCCACGGCCGTCAGCGACGACCCCGCGTCCGCGCACCCGAGGCCGGCATAGATCCCGACACGCTTCCTGCGGTCCTGGAGGTGGCAGAGCACCTTCTGATACGCGGCCTCGTCGAACGGCACGGGGTAGGGGGGGGGCGCCGGCTGGTCGTAGTCCCAGGCCTGCATGAAGAGCGGATACGGGATCATCACCCCGACCGGCCCGGGCTCTCCGGAACGGGCGATCCGGAAGGCCTGGAAGACGGCGCCGGGGATCTCCGCCTGGTGCCTCACGGTGACGAGCGCCTTGACCACGGGCCGGAGGATCGCCTCGTTCGCCAGGCCGTGGACCTGGCCGATCGGGGCCCCCGGCGAACGATCCACGTCCGTGACGATGCCGACGATCGGGATGCTGTCGTAGAGTGCCTCGCCCACGCCCGTCAGCGCATTGGTGAGGCCGGGCCCGGGCACGACGGAGAAGACCCCGACCTCGCCAGTCGCCCGGGCCGAGGCGTCCGCCATCACGCTGGCCGAGGCCTCGTGCGCGACCAGGAAGTAGGGCTGGCCGTACGCCTTGAAGGCGTCCCAGAGCTCGTTGTTCTGGGCGCCGGGGATGCCGAAGACGCAGCGGACCTGCTCGCAGCGCAGCGCCGCCGCCACGGCCTGCGCGCCTGTCATCTTGCCCCGGACGCCCTGGCGGTGCGCATAGCGACCGAGCTCGACGTGGTCGGCCTGCGCGGGCCGGGAAGACGCTGCGGACGTAGCGGCCGCGATGGCGGCACTCGCCAGGCCCATCGAGCCGATGGCGTCACGGCGATTGAGCTTCGGTATCACGGTGCGACCCTCCCTGGTCTATGGCTCTCCCGGTCCGGTCCCCGGATCCGGCCGCGACCGCAACCCCATCCTGCGGGTCACGACGACAGACGCCTCGCCTACGTCATCGGCCGGCGCGGCTCCCGGTCTTCTCCGCCCGTCCAACCCCAGGGCGTGGGAACCACCGCCGCACCCGCGCAACCGTCAGGACCGCCTCGGTCGACCCGCTTCGGAGGGTTATTCACGCCCGAGCAGGGGAGCGATGACGTCGTGGAAGAACCGGGAGGGATCCTCCCTCAGTTGACGGATGCACTCAAGGACGATGGGCCCTTCATAGCGAATCCGGTCCAGGGCCTCGGCCCAAGCCGGCCACGCGATGGTGCCGTGCCCGGGCGGGTCGTGCGAGTCTCGTCGGCCGTCGTTATCGTGCACGTGGGTCGTCGCGAGATGATGACCGGCGGCCAGGGTCTCGCCCACCACGTCGGCGGAGATGTGTGCGTGCCCGGTGTCCAGGGCCAGGGCGATCGCCGGATGACTCAGCTCCCTGACCAAATCGTGGAGGTCGGCCATCAGCGAGCCGGGATGAACGCCCGGTGGCATGTTCTCCACGCAGAGGCACATCCCGCCTCCGGCCGCGAGCTCCGCCAGCTCGACCAGCCCCCTCGCGAGCTGCCCGCGCCTCGCTTGACGTTCATCGGCCTCGGAGAGGCCGCCGGGATGGATGATCAGGTGCGTACCGCCGGCGGCCTCCAGCCAGTCGATGCAGCGGCGCAGATCGTCGATCGATTCCCGGTGGATCGCGGCATCCACCGAGCCCAGGTCCACGCGGCGAGCCTTGATGGACTGCCCTCCCCAGCAGCCATGCACATTCCGGATCCGGAGGCCGCGATCCTGGGCGGCACGTCGCAGCGGGCCGACATCCGGAAAGGACCTCCAGTCCGGGAGGATCTCCAGCAACTCCGCGCCGATGCTCGCGGCCAGGTCGAGCTCGGACTGGGGGGTGAGGTTGGGATAGCCGCAGGTGATCATCGTGCCGAGTTGGCGTGCGGGCAACGTAGGCTCTCCGTGGGGGTTGCCGAGGAAGCCTGGATCGCCCCCCTGAAACCTCTTGTTCTGGAGGCTGGTGGAAGTCATGATAACCACCGAACGGGCGTCGATCTGCGCCGCGCCGATCACAGGCTCGCTGCCGACTGTCGCCGGTTCCCCGCGGGGCACTGGCGCAGCGACCGTTCGCCCCGCCGCACACCTCGCGGCCGGCCGTCGCGCTCGGCCCGCTCGTGCCTCGCTGCGAACCGCCTCGCCCGTAGAAAGGATGATCGCGCATGCCGCCCGTTGCCCTGGTCGACCCCTCCACGATCGACACGTCGCGTGTCCTCGGCGACCGGGATGCCATCCACCGCTTCAACCCTCAACGCTTCGAGATGGAGCAGTTAACGGCGGTGATCCACGTCGACAGGGAGGAGCGGCTGATCATCGGCTACAAGGATGTGGCGGAGGACGAATTCTGGGTCCGGGGGCACATGCCCGGTTACCCGCTCATGCCGGGAGTCCTGATGTGCGAGGCGGCGGCCCAGATCGCCAGCTACTTCTGCAAGGAGGTAGGCCTGTTCGAGTCGGGCTTCGTCGGCTTCGGCGGCATGGAAGAGGTCCGCTTCCGCGGCCCCGTGCGTCCCGGGGATCGGCTCATCCTCGTCGGCAAGGCCATCCGGCTCCATCGCCGCCACTCGATCTTCGAGGTCCAAGGGTTCGTGAAGACCAATATGGTCTTCCACGGCAAATTCCTGGGCGTGATGATTTCCCGCGAGGACGAGCTGCCGGGATAGGTCACGTCCTCCACTTATCGTTTCTTTGAGCCCGGCTCAGCCCCATCCTCCCGGTTCCGACCCCGACACCATGACGCGTGCGCGCCCCTCCCTCGACGTCTCATCCTGCCTGCTCGAGCCCGAGCGATTCTCCCCGGACGCCTGCCTGAACTGGAACGATCTGTTCGGCGACGGCCGCGAGGTCGAGATGGAGATCGGATCCGGCAAGGGCCTCTTCCTGGTCAACGCGGCCGCGGCGAACCCGGATCGGGGCTTCTTCGGGATCGAGATTTCCAAGAAATATGCCAGGCTCGCCGCGGAGCGGGCGGTCAAGGCCGGCGTGGCGAACGTGAGGCTCTGGCCGGGCGATGCCCGGCCGGTCGTCGGCAGGCTCGTGCCGGACGCGAGCGTGGCCGCCGTGCACGTCTACTTCCCGGACCCGTGGTGGAAGAAACGGCACAAGAAGCGCCGCGTGTTCACCGGATCGCTCGTGGAGTCGATCGTCCGCATCCTGAAGCCGGGCGGCCGCCTGGAGGTGGTCACGGACGTGGAGGAGTACTTCGAGGTCATGCGCGAGCTGCTCGCCTCCGAGGAGAGGCTGCTGGAGCAGCCGTCCCCGGCGGCGAAGGAGCCGGAGCATGACCTCGACTACCTGACCAACTTCGAGCGGAAATTCCGCATCGAGGGCCGGCCGATCCACCGAGCGTCGTATCGGAAGGCCGAGTCGCCGGGCCCGGCCCTCAGGTGAGGGCCACGCGCTCCCGCTCGCGTTCGTAGGCGCGTCCGCCGGATGCGGAGTCGGGCGGGCACGAGGAGGCCTCGATCTGGTAAAGGTCCTCGCCGGTCTGGGTCGGATAGCGGCCCGTGATGCAGGCCCGGCAGAGTCGGTCGGGGGACATGGTCACGGAGCGGGCGATGGCGTCCACGGGCAGGTAGCGGAGGCTATCCGCGCCGAGCTCCCTGGCCATCCGCTGCTGGGCTTCCTCGGAGACGCCGCCGTCCGGCAGGTCGATGAACCGAGTCGCGAACAGCTCGTCCCGGCTCGACATGTCGATGCCGTAGTAGCACGGGGCGATGATCGGCGGGCAGGCCACGCGCAGGTGGATCTCGCGGGCGCCGCCGCGGTCCCGGATCTCGTGGACCAGGGCACGCATGGTCGTCGAGCGGACGATGCTGTCCTCCACCAGCAGGACTCGCTTGCCCTTCAGAACCTCCGGCAGCGGCGTGTACTTGAGGCGGGCCTTGGCCGCACGGTCGGCGGTGCCTTCGATGAAGGTCCGGCCCACGTAGCGATTCCGCATGAGGCCCTCGACCGAGGGGATCTTGAGGGCGAACGACATTGCGTCGGCGGCGGCCTTGGCCGTGTCGGGCACGGGGACGACGATCGTCTCGGCGTCGAGCGGCACGTCCTCCAGCCGGGCAAGCTCCTTGCCCAGCTCCGACCGGCT from Aquisphaera giovannonii includes these protein-coding regions:
- a CDS encoding 3-hydroxyacyl-ACP dehydratase FabZ family protein, with the protein product MPPVALVDPSTIDTSRVLGDRDAIHRFNPQRFEMEQLTAVIHVDREERLIIGYKDVAEDEFWVRGHMPGYPLMPGVLMCEAAAQIASYFCKEVGLFESGFVGFGGMEEVRFRGPVRPGDRLILVGKAIRLHRRHSIFEVQGFVKTNMVFHGKFLGVMISREDELPG
- a CDS encoding sugar phosphate isomerase/epimerase family protein gives rise to the protein MPARQLGTMITCGYPNLTPQSELDLAASIGAELLEILPDWRSFPDVGPLRRAAQDRGLRIRNVHGCWGGQSIKARRVDLGSVDAAIHRESIDDLRRCIDWLEAAGGTHLIIHPGGLSEADERQARRGQLARGLVELAELAAGGGMCLCVENMPPGVHPGSLMADLHDLVRELSHPAIALALDTGHAHISADVVGETLAAGHHLATTHVHDNDGRRDSHDPPGHGTIAWPAWAEALDRIRYEGPIVLECIRQLREDPSRFFHDVIAPLLGRE
- the trmB gene encoding tRNA (guanosine(46)-N7)-methyltransferase TrmB, encoding MTRARPSLDVSSCLLEPERFSPDACLNWNDLFGDGREVEMEIGSGKGLFLVNAAAANPDRGFFGIEISKKYARLAAERAVKAGVANVRLWPGDARPVVGRLVPDASVAAVHVYFPDPWWKKRHKKRRVFTGSLVESIVRILKPGGRLEVVTDVEEYFEVMRELLASEERLLEQPSPAAKEPEHDLDYLTNFERKFRIEGRPIHRASYRKAESPGPALR
- a CDS encoding thiamine pyrophosphate-binding protein: MIPKLNRRDAIGSMGLASAAIAAATSAASSRPAQADHVELGRYAHRQGVRGKMTGAQAVAAALRCEQVRCVFGIPGAQNNELWDAFKAYGQPYFLVAHEASASVMADASARATGEVGVFSVVPGPGLTNALTGVGEALYDSIPIVGIVTDVDRSPGAPIGQVHGLANEAILRPVVKALVTVRHQAEIPGAVFQAFRIARSGEPGPVGVMIPYPLFMQAWDYDQPAPPPYPVPFDEAAYQKVLCHLQDRRKRVGIYAGLGCADAGSSLTAVAEMLQAPVATSVSGKGVIPDSHPLAVGWGYGKQGTRAAESAFKDVDLVLAVGVRYSEVSTANYAIPKHDTLIHVDINPQNLGRNVPAHVCLCSDSRVFLDRLLADGQAIRRPADPKLWERIHRQRQVDRCLARTVQVDRCVDPMYFLSQLRATLGPDELVIVDVTASTHWAAESIEVEGSRRFFTPADNQSMGWAIPASIGAKVVRPDRNVACVTGDGCFLMSAMELSSAARAGIPVKFFVFDDGAYHYMQMLQEPVYRRTTATEIARIDYEAFARAVGLGYNRIASNNDVLPGIQRAFGLAGPILTHVCVSYEGREIRWLSALRTHYLDELSTRQKIRVAARVGVRSVGRANDSD
- a CDS encoding ABC transporter permease produces the protein MDVCTSTKAQETEEFPPAPVRRAGEVGVWRRRLRDDRAQLIRYWPVIQNLVMQELRVRYQRSLLGFFWTLLNPLLMMTTLSIFFSAMSPKTPHFPVFVFAGMVPWGFLSGSINECATCIIQNEGLIRKIYLPKLVFPITRLLINLITMALSLGAMFLLLGPMGARPSLPMVLLPAALVLFMAFAAGLGLLVATTNTFFRDCGHLVAVFLQAWYFATPIVYRAEEVFGQTSMWMFRINPAYYFIELFHAIIYEGLWPATGTWLLAFAIAVVSLGMGYAVFKSQEDKMVFRL
- a CDS encoding ABC transporter ATP-binding protein, producing the protein MPYSSRKKTRWFSDSDADRPSPTAAKPREPLIDLAGVSLRFVNYTDKAYSLKRAVLDLVLRRENVAPVEDFWALRDISLRIDRGERVAIVGGNGAGKSTLLRVLAGIYPPTSGTLAVRGNVAPLIEMGAGFNPELSGGDNILLNGAMLGVPRRVMLEKVDDIWEFTGLRDFADLPLKYYSSGMYMRLAFAIATQIDPEILIIDEALSVGDAVFKDKARGRILDLMGRSHAVILVSHDMATLRELCTRGIWLRQGQVVADGPISTIVDDYLAWTFASAG